The genomic segment GCGAGTCTGGCCGGGCCATGAGGCTGGGCGAGCACCAGCATCTGGGCGAACCAGAGCAGCAGGGCCACTGCAGTTCGTTGAATCTGCATGAGGTTTGAATAGCAGGCGGGTGGAGTTAGGGGCAAGGAATACCAATCCAACAGATCCTCAATTGACGGCACGTTTCTCTGTGTTACGGTGAATCTGCATCTATGAGCGCCAGCAAACTCGACACCTCGCTCACCTTCGGACCTTTTTTGGTCCAATCCGGAGGTCAGCGCCTCACCCTCCCTGCCCGGGCGGTCCGTGTCCATAAGAACGGAATCGAATTTAGGAGCCCCAGTTCTTTCGCTCCCTGGACGGAAATGACCCTCGAACTTGAGGCTCCGTCAGATACCCGCCGCATTCAGGCCACTGGAGTTGTGGTTGCCTGCAGCGGTGATCGGCACAGCGGCTATCAGGTCTCGCTTGTCTTCACGCATCTCTCCGCCCAGTCTAGAGCACGGCTGGACATTTTGGCGTCCAGTTACTCGATGTAGACCGATCGGACACAGACCGACCCTGACCTAGACCGCATGGAAATTTTTAATCGGATCCTGAAAGCCGCCGTTGACGGCGGAGCCTCTGACATTCATCTCAAGATCGAGACCCCGGTCATCTTCCGAATTAACCGGCAGTTGATTTCAGTCGAGTGTCCCTATCCGACCAACGAGTGGATGGAGAACGTGGTTAATACCATCGTGCCCAAGCATGGGCGACATCGGTTGGAGACGGAGCGCGAGGTCGACTTTTCCTACTTTCTGCCTGGAGTGGGACGGTTCCGAACCAATGTGTTTCAGCAGCGTGGGACCTGGTGTTTAGCGATGCGGTTTGTAAAGACGCAGGTGCCCACGTTTGAAGAGTTGGGTTTGTTGCCGTCGGTCAAGACGATCGCGGAGTCGCCTCGGGGCATCGTGCTGGTGGCGGGTTCCACGGGCTCTGGCAAGTCGACGACCCTGGCGGCCATGATCGAGCACATCAATGCCCATGGCCGGAAACACATTGTCACGTTGGAGGATCCGATTGAATATGTCTTTGAGGACAATCAGTCGGTCATCGAGCAGCGGGAAGTCGGTTTGGATACGTTGTCTTTTCAGCACGCCTTGAAGCACGTTTTGCGTCAGGACCCCGATGTGATTATGGTGGGTGAGATGCGGGATGCGACCAGCTTTCAGGCGGCCATGAGTGCCGCTGACACCGGGCATCTAGTACTTTCGACCCTCCACACCACCAACGCCTCCCTGTCGGTGACGCGTATCCTCGATTTCTTCAAGGCGGAGGAACGGGAGCAGGTGCGACGGCAGTTGGCGGGCACGCTGCAGGCCGTGATCTGTCAGCGCATGGTCCCGACCCTGGCTGGCGGGATGACTCCAGCGCAGGAGATTCTCATCAACACGCCGACGGTGCGGAAGCTCATTGAGGAAAACCGGCTGGACAAACTGCCCGCCGCCATCGAGACCGCGACCGACGATGGGATGATCAACTTCAACCAAGCTTTGTTTGAGCTGGTGAAGCAGGGGAAGATTTCTGAGAAAGACGCCTTGGCGAAGGCGACGAATGCGCAGGCGCTGGAGATGAATTTCCAGGGCATCTTCCTCAGCGAAGGCAAACGCATCCTGGGCTAGCAGGCCGTCGGACTTAGAATGTCGTTCTGCAGGGTGCACGGCTGGGCTTTTGTTTGGCTCCCGGGTCTTATGGGCATCGGCCTGCTAGAATACACCCCGACTCCGAGTCGGGGTTGGAAAATTCAGTCTGACTGGTCATAGTGGCTAGACTGAAACAAGCCACCGCCATTCCGGATGATGGCGATACAGTCCCATCCCTTGCTCTGAATCTTAATCTGAATCCGAGGCAGTATAAACAATGGCTGAAGACAATCGGTCCTACGAAGATGCCCACGGCTAGCTAGGAGGCCATTCAGTCCTGCAGGCAATTTAGCGTACCGAACACAGTGTTTATCGATGTTGGCAAGGAGGATTGGCTCTCCTCGGATAGCGGCTACAAAAAACTACCCGGGCTATGAACCGAAAGACCTCATTCACTGCCTCGCTGCTGACTCTACTAGGCCTTGTGTGCGCATTGTTGGCGGCTCTGGTTCCGCGACGGTCACAAAAGCTGAGTACTGTAGTTATGCTTAACCCAACTTAGCGGACTGCCACCCTCCAGTCCGCTAAGTTGGGTTAACGTAAGGGGAGGCCGCGCAAATTGTTTTTCCGTACAAGTTGAAAACATCAGGTTGGTTGCTGTTTGTGGGTCTGGAGGCTGGATCGTCTCACCCCTACCGGTCGCTTACCCTGGTTGGACTCCGGTGTATGATCCATTCCTTTGACGAAGTGTATGAAGGATTATTTGGACGATTATAAGTGTCTCTGGGCTTTGCTGTATAGCGCTCTGGCGTTGGTTCTTTCAGGCTGTACGCTCTTTTCTCCGAAGCGCGCCTTGGTAGCAGCTTTTCCCCCGAATTCAGATTCGCACGCATTCACGTACGTCCTAGGAAGAAATGCGCGTAGAATCGAAGTTGAGTGGTTAAATATCGATTCAACCGTCAAGCCTCGTTTGAAACTTTCGGTTACCAATCGTGGGCGTGTAGCCGTTGTAGCGAAGAATTCACAAATGCATTACGTTCCGATTGATCCTGGTGCGAGTGAGACACTGTTTGAGGGAGAATTGGACTTAGCAACACCTCCTCTGCGTATCCCAATTAGGTCGATTCCTCGCCGGACGTGTTGTGAATTTCGGTTGGAATTGCTGGAAGCGTTTTCTGGATCAGCTGCCCTGAGGGTGTACGTCTATTCTTCGCCCCCTGTTCTCTGAGCCGACGTTCTTGGCATTGTGGATCAGACGTAAGCGGTGATTTAGCGACCCCTATCTGTGGGCACACGTTCGGACTAGAGCGGGAAAAATCGAATGGAAAGTCTCATGCACTCTGCACAAGGATTAGGCTCGCCTTTGTGTCTTAACCGACTGGC from the Verrucomicrobiales bacterium genome contains:
- a CDS encoding PilZ domain-containing protein — protein: MSASKLDTSLTFGPFLVQSGGQRLTLPARAVRVHKNGIEFRSPSSFAPWTEMTLELEAPSDTRRIQATGVVVACSGDRHSGYQVSLVFTHLSAQSRARLDILASSYSM
- a CDS encoding PilT/PilU family type 4a pilus ATPase; protein product: MEIFNRILKAAVDGGASDIHLKIETPVIFRINRQLISVECPYPTNEWMENVVNTIVPKHGRHRLETEREVDFSYFLPGVGRFRTNVFQQRGTWCLAMRFVKTQVPTFEELGLLPSVKTIAESPRGIVLVAGSTGSGKSTTLAAMIEHINAHGRKHIVTLEDPIEYVFEDNQSVIEQREVGLDTLSFQHALKHVLRQDPDVIMVGEMRDATSFQAAMSAADTGHLVLSTLHTTNASLSVTRILDFFKAEEREQVRRQLAGTLQAVICQRMVPTLAGGMTPAQEILINTPTVRKLIEENRLDKLPAAIETATDDGMINFNQALFELVKQGKISEKDALAKATNAQALEMNFQGIFLSEGKRILG